The Peribacillus sp. FSL P2-0133 genome has a segment encoding these proteins:
- the brnQ gene encoding branched-chain amino acid transport system II carrier protein, with product MSNKVPSSFIVVIGFMLFALFFGAGNLIFPPMLGQSAGTNVWTANAGFLVTGVGLPLLGVLALGFSGKDDLQSLASRVHPVFGIVFTTVLYLAIGPLFAMPRTGNVSFEIGVKPFLPEDSGPLPLLIFTIIFFTVSCLLSLNPAKIVEIVGKVLTPIKLTFIGILVVVAFVNPIGDFQAPAEHYMVQPFFNGFREGYLTMDTLASFVFGIIIINAIKEKGAKTKKQIMIVCGKATAIAAVILATIYTALSYMGASSVGELGRLDNGGSVLAKVSDYYFGAYGGLLLGLMITVACITTSVGLITSCSTYFHKLFPNLPYKTIAISLSIFSAIIANIGLTQLIAISVPVMTAIYPLAIVLIFLTFLHSFFKGRPEVYQGSLLLTFIVSLFDGLNGAGVHISFINDFFTAILPMYEAGLGWIIPAIVGGFIGYASSVLRSKFGHNHQID from the coding sequence TTGTCTAATAAGGTACCATCATCATTTATAGTTGTGATTGGGTTCATGTTATTTGCCCTTTTCTTCGGGGCAGGGAATTTAATTTTCCCGCCAATGCTTGGTCAATCAGCAGGTACGAATGTCTGGACGGCTAATGCAGGGTTTTTGGTCACAGGAGTAGGATTGCCGTTACTCGGTGTGCTGGCACTCGGTTTTTCTGGAAAAGATGACTTACAATCATTAGCGAGCCGCGTCCATCCAGTCTTTGGTATTGTATTCACAACCGTTCTTTATTTAGCCATTGGTCCATTATTCGCAATGCCTAGAACAGGAAACGTTTCTTTTGAGATCGGTGTTAAACCTTTTTTACCTGAAGATTCAGGTCCACTGCCTTTACTTATTTTCACTATCATCTTTTTTACGGTTTCGTGCCTTCTTTCGCTCAATCCTGCGAAAATTGTCGAAATTGTGGGGAAAGTTTTGACACCCATCAAGTTGACATTCATAGGAATCCTTGTGGTAGTCGCTTTCGTCAATCCAATTGGAGATTTTCAAGCACCTGCCGAGCACTATATGGTTCAACCATTTTTCAATGGGTTTAGAGAAGGTTATCTGACGATGGATACTCTTGCATCTTTTGTTTTTGGCATCATCATCATTAATGCCATTAAAGAAAAAGGTGCTAAAACAAAAAAACAAATAATGATTGTTTGTGGAAAAGCGACTGCGATTGCGGCCGTTATCCTTGCTACCATTTATACAGCTCTCTCTTATATGGGTGCTTCAAGCGTTGGAGAACTTGGACGCTTGGATAATGGAGGCAGTGTCTTAGCAAAAGTCTCGGATTATTACTTTGGAGCATATGGCGGACTATTATTAGGATTAATGATCACAGTGGCTTGCATAACGACAAGCGTGGGACTCATTACATCTTGCTCGACATACTTTCATAAGCTATTTCCAAATCTGCCTTACAAAACAATTGCCATAAGTTTATCCATATTCAGTGCAATAATTGCCAATATTGGACTAACCCAATTAATTGCCATTTCTGTACCGGTGATGACAGCCATTTATCCATTAGCGATTGTTTTGATCTTCTTGACATTTCTTCATTCTTTCTTTAAAGGAAGACCTGAAGTTTATCAAGGCAGCTTACTTTTAACATTCATCGTCAGTTTATTCGATGGATTAAATGGAGCAGGTGTACACATTTCATTCATCAATGATTTCTTCACCGCAATCCTTCCTATGTATGAGGCAGGACTAGGATGGATCATCCCAGCCATTGTCGGAGGATTCATTGGGTATGCCAGCAGCGTCTTACGTTCGAAATTCGGTCATAATCACCAAATAGATTAA
- a CDS encoding APC family permease, with protein sequence MKGLPELKRSLNTRYVIVFGLSFMAPVTVFSTYGIAIDRTHGMVPTAYIIALIVMLFTSYSYAKMVQVFPTTGSAYTFVQKGINSHLGFLVGWVILLDYLFSPMISALLFGIMVNAYFPGVPIIAVIISFIIAVTTINIFGIKVAANVNTFLVIFQFLFIIIFSLLCINGLLAGKGTGELFSKEPFFSPDVDFNHLLSIVPLLCFSFLGFDAVTTLAEETKNPKKTLPKAIYATTLIGGLLFVTSTYFAQSIFPNFNAFKNPDTAIVDIMIYTGGNLLNSLFISVVVTSATASAIASGGSGARILYAMGRDRVLPKRIFGYVSPKYQTPIFNILIIACVAMSAVFLDIATATSFINFGALFAFTFVNLSVLIHYFVRQKQRSPKSIILYLLLPLIGTGITILFMTKLDIHSLVLGITWMSVGFIYLLYLTKMFKERPPELNFEEQKEEFDVKLVQ encoded by the coding sequence ATGAAAGGATTACCCGAGCTTAAGCGTTCACTTAATACAAGATATGTAATTGTATTTGGACTTTCCTTTATGGCGCCTGTGACAGTCTTTAGCACATATGGTATCGCTATTGATCGTACCCATGGAATGGTTCCGACGGCATACATAATTGCTTTAATCGTTATGCTATTCACTTCATACAGTTACGCAAAAATGGTTCAGGTATTTCCCACTACCGGTTCAGCTTATACCTTTGTGCAGAAAGGAATTAATTCACACCTTGGTTTTCTGGTAGGATGGGTCATTTTATTGGATTATCTTTTCAGTCCTATGATCAGTGCTTTACTTTTTGGGATTATGGTGAATGCTTACTTCCCTGGTGTTCCTATCATTGCAGTTATTATTTCTTTTATTATTGCTGTGACAACCATTAATATTTTTGGTATTAAGGTTGCTGCAAATGTGAATACCTTTTTGGTAATATTTCAATTTCTTTTTATCATTATTTTCAGCCTGCTTTGCATAAATGGACTTTTAGCAGGAAAGGGTACCGGGGAGTTGTTTTCTAAGGAGCCTTTTTTTAGTCCTGACGTGGATTTTAATCATCTACTCTCAATTGTACCGCTATTATGTTTTAGTTTTCTTGGGTTTGATGCGGTTACAACATTAGCTGAAGAAACCAAAAATCCCAAAAAAACACTTCCTAAGGCCATTTATGCTACGACATTAATTGGAGGGTTATTATTTGTTACATCTACCTATTTTGCACAATCGATTTTCCCGAATTTTAATGCTTTTAAGAACCCTGATACAGCTATAGTGGATATCATGATTTATACCGGAGGTAATTTACTGAATAGTTTGTTTATTTCCGTGGTAGTGACATCTGCTACTGCTTCTGCTATTGCCTCAGGAGGAAGCGGGGCAAGGATTTTATATGCAATGGGGAGAGATAGGGTTCTGCCTAAGAGGATTTTCGGGTATGTTTCCCCAAAATATCAAACGCCCATATTCAATATCTTGATCATTGCTTGTGTAGCCATGAGTGCTGTTTTTTTGGATATAGCAACAGCTACTTCTTTCATTAACTTTGGAGCCCTGTTTGCTTTTACATTCGTTAATCTTTCTGTGCTCATCCATTATTTTGTGAGACAGAAGCAGAGATCTCCTAAAAGCATCATTTTATATTTACTTCTTCCCTTAATAGGCACCGGTATAACCATATTGTTTATGACAAAGTTAGATATCCATTCTTTAGTATTAGGAATTACTTGGATGTCAGTAGGGTTCATTTACTTATTGTACTTAACAAAAATGTTTAAGGAACGTCCACCTGAACTGAATTTTGAAGAGCAAAAAGAAGAATTCGATGTAAAGCTAGTGCAATGA
- the speB gene encoding agmatinase, with amino-acid sequence MKYPLTPDVKPEFCTTGTFMRLPSQKHDAKLAIVGMPFDTAASFRVGARFAPQAIRQASMTLFPYHPVHEVYPFEQMNAIDIGDIPVIPHNIHRSYDLMKESMYELMSKGVIPIGLGGDHSVTLASLRAAAKVYGPVAMIHFDSHTDTWDTYYEEKYWHGSPFIRAHEEGLLQTDKVFQIGIRGTLNHSGDLQASLDLGYRLITTGELSNRGFEDVLKEIRKTIGNTPCFLTFDIDFVDPSFAPGTGTPEAGGFSSFETLKMIRSLTEFNFIGYDMVEVLPSYDPSQITSLLAATLVHEFASLAALSAKEDN; translated from the coding sequence ATGAAATATCCACTTACACCAGATGTAAAGCCAGAGTTTTGTACAACAGGAACTTTTATGCGTTTACCTTCCCAAAAGCATGATGCAAAGCTGGCAATTGTAGGTATGCCTTTTGATACAGCAGCTTCTTTTCGGGTGGGAGCGAGGTTTGCTCCTCAAGCCATTCGCCAAGCATCCATGACCCTGTTTCCTTATCATCCTGTTCATGAGGTATATCCTTTTGAACAAATGAATGCAATTGATATTGGTGATATCCCTGTTATTCCTCATAATATTCATCGGAGTTATGATTTAATGAAGGAATCCATGTATGAATTGATGTCTAAAGGAGTCATACCTATTGGATTAGGGGGAGATCATTCTGTCACTTTAGCTAGTTTACGCGCTGCGGCAAAGGTATATGGCCCTGTAGCCATGATTCATTTTGATTCCCATACAGATACTTGGGATACATATTACGAGGAAAAATATTGGCATGGATCTCCTTTTATTCGTGCACACGAAGAAGGTTTGCTGCAGACGGATAAAGTATTTCAAATAGGAATCCGAGGCACGTTAAACCACTCTGGAGATTTACAGGCAAGCCTTGATTTAGGTTATCGTTTGATTACAACTGGTGAACTTTCCAATCGAGGATTTGAAGATGTTTTGAAAGAGATCAGAAAAACTATTGGCAACACACCTTGTTTCTTAACATTTGATATAGATTTCGTCGATCCTTCTTTTGCTCCAGGAACAGGTACGCCAGAAGCAGGTGGTTTTAGCAGTTTTGAAACACTAAAAATGATACGTTCCCTAACTGAATTTAACTTTATAGGATATGATATGGTTGAAGTGCTGCCTTCATATGATCCAAGTCAAATCACTTCACTTTTAGCAGCAACACTTGTACATGAATTTGCCAGCCTCGCTGCATTAAGTGCAAAAGAAGATAATTGA
- a CDS encoding DinB family protein gives MERRALLVSALSGYEEEIGRWLWCLEDVRRTLIAELTGISQNLLDSKIDERQTIGSLLYHIALVEADWLYEEVLVTEWDSEIRALFPFGCRAEDGSLSQIEGQTLEEHFYRLNKVREVFLSNFRTMDLTDWRKPRVLEQYDVTPEWVVYHLIEHEAHHRGQIFQLLKKLRNE, from the coding sequence GTGGAGAGAAGAGCATTACTGGTATCTGCATTATCGGGATATGAAGAGGAAATTGGGCGGTGGTTATGGTGTTTAGAAGATGTTCGCCGTACGCTTATAGCGGAATTGACTGGAATCAGCCAAAATTTACTCGATTCGAAAATCGATGAAAGGCAAACGATTGGCTCGCTGTTATATCACATAGCGTTGGTAGAGGCAGATTGGTTATACGAGGAGGTCCTTGTTACGGAATGGGATTCGGAAATACGAGCATTGTTTCCATTTGGATGCCGTGCTGAAGATGGCTCCCTAAGCCAAATTGAAGGACAAACATTGGAAGAACATTTCTACCGCCTCAATAAGGTACGTGAAGTATTTCTTTCAAACTTTCGCACAATGGATCTAACGGATTGGCGTAAACCGAGGGTGCTTGAACAATATGACGTCACACCTGAATGGGTCGTTTACCATCTGATTGAACATGAAGCACACCATAGGGGGCAGATTTTTCAATTGCTGAAGAAATTACGGAATGAATGA
- the sdaAB gene encoding L-serine ammonia-lyase, iron-sulfur-dependent subunit beta yields the protein MKYRSAFDIIGPVMIGPSSSHTAGAARIGRVARTLFGKQPKKAIISLYGSFAKTFRGHGTDVAVVGGILDFDTDDERIPASLTIAEEAGMEVTFTIEDTVMDHPNTVKIRLFDEDKELELVGISIGGGTIEITELNTFKLKLSGENPAILVVHNDVFGIISSVSTVLANHEINIGHMEVSRKEKGQMALMVIEVDQKIKGDVMKEIEGLENVSQVIRMVE from the coding sequence ATGAAATACAGATCTGCATTCGATATAATCGGTCCCGTCATGATTGGACCTTCAAGCTCACATACAGCAGGAGCTGCCAGAATTGGCAGAGTAGCACGGACATTATTCGGAAAGCAACCGAAGAAAGCCATCATTTCTTTATATGGCTCTTTTGCAAAAACATTCAGGGGACACGGTACAGATGTCGCTGTGGTAGGCGGGATATTGGATTTCGATACGGATGATGAACGAATCCCTGCCTCTTTAACGATAGCGGAAGAAGCTGGCATGGAAGTTACCTTTACAATCGAGGATACGGTGATGGATCACCCTAATACAGTCAAGATCAGACTGTTCGACGAAGATAAAGAATTGGAACTTGTTGGGATCTCGATTGGCGGCGGAACGATAGAAATAACGGAATTGAATACGTTCAAGCTTAAATTGTCGGGTGAAAACCCAGCCATTTTAGTCGTGCATAACGATGTGTTTGGAATCATATCCTCCGTTTCGACAGTATTGGCGAATCATGAAATTAACATTGGACATATGGAAGTTTCACGAAAAGAAAAAGGTCAAATGGCCCTCATGGTGATTGAAGTCGATCAGAAAATCAAGGGTGATGTCATGAAGGAAATTGAAGGATTGGAAAACGTGTCGCAAGTCATAAGAATGGTTGAATAA
- a CDS encoding amidohydrolase — MAIKKADIVLSSDAIFTGLTHEPTSGAIAILGDKIMSVGSKAEIEPFIGSTTKVFNYGNQLIMPGFHDFHMHTMFSALSLNSINLFDARSAQDAAAKVLEFSKGCSEDEWIIGMQWDAGYWHDKQEPHYKILDAVIPNRPVVLFHAEGHYTWVNSKAMDLAGVTEDIRDPDFGRYERDKDGLLTGIFYEDAQQIVLKEALRLTQNKKETILKKFLQLLSQYGITSVNDLYAPIDDFIQDYDLYEKLDKQGELTTRFHITPELDGNLEKAQILRNKYESKKLQFSGLKQFVDGTVTGHTAYFLKPYSDQLDICGHPALDPEVLIDRVVKADELGFRIRFHAIGDGAIRLALDAFEEAVRKNGKRDSRHTIEHIEVIDPDDIERFSKLGVIASMQPDHMAASSREVYSSIIGPEREKNVFLTKSLLNSGASLALGTDFPVSISLNPMRQIYTAITRVDSSGDPKSTWHREQKLTLAEALQAYTYGSAYGCFREHELGTIEAGKLADLVVLDRNIFDIPENEVLKTKVELTISDGKVVYKSEESSLSSIF, encoded by the coding sequence ATGGCTATTAAAAAAGCAGATATTGTTCTTTCTAGTGATGCTATTTTCACGGGGCTTACACATGAGCCAACGTCTGGTGCAATTGCTATCTTAGGTGACAAAATCATGAGTGTAGGATCAAAAGCGGAGATTGAACCTTTCATAGGAAGTACGACAAAAGTATTTAACTATGGAAATCAATTAATTATGCCTGGATTTCATGATTTTCATATGCACACTATGTTTAGTGCACTAAGTTTAAATAGCATTAATTTGTTTGATGCCAGGTCAGCCCAAGATGCAGCTGCAAAAGTACTGGAATTTTCTAAAGGTTGTTCTGAGGATGAATGGATTATAGGTATGCAATGGGACGCAGGTTATTGGCATGATAAACAAGAGCCCCATTATAAAATACTCGACGCTGTTATTCCAAATCGTCCTGTCGTTCTTTTTCATGCTGAAGGTCATTATACATGGGTAAACAGTAAAGCCATGGATTTAGCAGGAGTTACTGAGGACATACGTGATCCGGATTTTGGTCGGTATGAAAGAGATAAAGATGGTTTACTTACGGGAATTTTCTATGAAGATGCTCAACAAATCGTTTTAAAAGAGGCATTACGGTTAACACAAAATAAAAAAGAAACGATTTTAAAAAAGTTTTTACAATTGTTATCCCAATATGGAATAACTTCTGTAAACGATTTGTATGCGCCGATAGATGACTTCATTCAAGACTATGACCTTTATGAAAAATTGGATAAGCAAGGAGAATTAACGACTAGATTTCATATCACTCCTGAATTGGATGGCAATTTGGAGAAAGCTCAAATACTGAGAAATAAATATGAATCAAAGAAACTTCAATTCTCAGGATTAAAGCAGTTTGTTGATGGAACAGTCACGGGTCATACAGCTTACTTCCTCAAACCTTACTCCGATCAATTGGATATCTGTGGTCATCCAGCTCTAGATCCAGAAGTATTGATTGATCGAGTTGTTAAAGCGGATGAACTTGGATTCAGAATCAGGTTTCACGCTATTGGAGATGGGGCAATTCGTTTAGCTTTAGACGCTTTTGAAGAAGCTGTACGTAAAAATGGAAAAAGGGACTCAAGGCATACAATTGAACATATTGAAGTAATCGATCCGGATGACATTGAACGTTTTTCAAAACTAGGAGTCATTGCCTCCATGCAACCTGATCACATGGCTGCTTCATCAAGAGAGGTATATTCTTCAATTATAGGTCCTGAAAGGGAAAAAAATGTTTTCCTGACGAAGTCGCTATTAAATTCAGGTGCATCCTTAGCTTTAGGAACAGATTTTCCGGTTTCTATCTCATTAAATCCAATGCGACAAATATATACGGCAATTACAAGAGTTGATAGTAGTGGAGATCCAAAAAGCACATGGCATCGTGAACAAAAGCTTACTTTGGCAGAGGCATTGCAAGCATATACATATGGCTCAGCCTATGGATGTTTTAGAGAGCACGAGCTAGGTACAATAGAAGCGGGAAAACTTGCTGATCTTGTGGTTTTAGATAGAAATATTTTTGATATTCCTGAAAATGAAGTGCTCAAAACGAAAGTGGAACTTACAATAAGCGATGGGAAAGTTGTGTATAAAAGCGAAGAATCCTCTTTATCCAGCATATTCTAA
- the sdaAA gene encoding L-serine ammonia-lyase, iron-sulfur-dependent, subunit alpha yields MFRNVAELVELAESKHVKIAEIMILQEMEFSSLSREQIIEKMDRNLTVMEQAVERGQKGVQSVTGLTGGDAVLLQNYIKSGKALAGDLLLDAVSKAVATNEVNAAMGMICATPTAGSAGVVPGTLFAVKEKLNPTRAEMIEFLFTSAAFGFVVANNASISGAAGGCQAEVGSASGMAAAAIVELAGGTPSQAAEAMAITLKNMLGLVCDPVAGLVEVPCVKRNAMGASNAITAADMALAGITSRIPCDEVIDAMYKIGLTMPVALRETAEGGLAATPTGRRLAKEIFGSYK; encoded by the coding sequence ATGTTCCGAAATGTAGCAGAGTTGGTTGAACTTGCTGAAAGTAAACATGTAAAAATCGCGGAAATCATGATTTTACAAGAAATGGAGTTCTCGAGCCTGTCGAGAGAACAGATCATTGAAAAGATGGACAGGAATTTGACAGTGATGGAACAAGCGGTGGAAAGAGGCCAGAAAGGTGTGCAATCCGTTACAGGCCTAACGGGCGGGGATGCCGTTCTTTTGCAAAATTATATCAAGTCAGGCAAGGCGCTCGCAGGCGATTTATTATTGGATGCCGTCAGTAAAGCTGTTGCGACGAACGAAGTGAATGCAGCAATGGGAATGATTTGTGCCACTCCGACTGCCGGTTCGGCAGGCGTTGTTCCCGGGACATTATTTGCTGTGAAAGAAAAATTAAACCCGACCCGAGCAGAGATGATCGAATTTCTTTTCACTTCCGCTGCCTTCGGTTTCGTGGTCGCAAACAACGCTTCCATTTCTGGAGCGGCTGGTGGCTGCCAAGCAGAAGTGGGCTCGGCAAGTGGCATGGCCGCAGCTGCGATAGTAGAACTGGCCGGCGGTACACCGAGCCAAGCCGCAGAAGCGATGGCGATCACATTGAAAAATATGCTTGGACTGGTTTGTGATCCAGTGGCTGGATTGGTTGAAGTTCCTTGCGTGAAACGTAACGCAATGGGTGCCTCCAACGCGATAACGGCAGCTGATATGGCACTTGCAGGCATTACTAGCCGCATTCCATGTGACGAAGTTATCGACGCCATGTATAAAATAGGATTGACCATGCCGGTTGCACTTCGCGAAACGGCAGAGGGCGGGCTGGCTGCGACTCCTACTGGGCGTAGATTGGCAAAGGAAATTTTCGGTTCATATAAATAA